From the bacterium genome, the window AGGGCAAGACCCACTCTTCGGGCAAGCTGCTCTATTCGGCCCGGATCATCCCCAACCGCGGCTCCTGGCTCGACTTTGAGTTCGATCCCAAGGACATCGTCTACGTCCGGATCGACCGCCGCCGCAAATTGCCGGTCACCGTTTTGGTCCGCGCTCTCGGCCTCAACACCGAGGCCATGCTGAACTACTTCTACAAGACCGAGGTCGTGACCTACGAGGGCAAGAACCTCTTCAAGAACGTCGAGCCCGAGGTCCTGGCCATGCAGCGCGCGGCCAAGGACATCAAGCATCCCAAGACCGGCGAGGTTTTGGTGAAGAAGGGCCGCAAGTTCAACCAGTCGGCCATCGAGAAATTGCAGAAGGCCAAGGTCACCGAGATCCCGGTCGAGAACGAAGACGTCATTGGCCGGCCGGCGGCCCACGACATCGTCGACAAGTCGACCGGCGAGGTCATCCTCGAGTGCAACCAAGTCCTGACCGAGGAGAAGCTCGACGAGATCCGCAAGCGCAAGATCGCCGAGATCCCGCTGCTCTTCATCGACAACTTCAACGTCGGCCCCTATCTCCGCAACACCTTGCTCATCGACAAGGTCCCGACCGGCGAGGAGGCCATCACCGAGATCTATCGCCGACTGCGGCCCGGCGATCCGGCGACCGTCGAGACGGCGACCGCCTTCTTCGAGAACCTTTTCTTCAACCCCGAGCGCTACGACCTCTCCAAGGTCGGCCGGCTGAAGATCAACCACAAGTTCGGCTTCAATGTCCCGCTCGAGATCACGACCCTGCGCAAGGAAGACATCCTCGACACCATCAAGTACCTGGTGAACCTCAAGGACGGCTTCGGCCAGGTCGACGATATCGATCACTTGGGCAACCGCCGCGTCCGCGCGGTCGGCGAGCTGCTCGAGAACCAATACCGCATCGGCTTGGTCCGGATGGAGCGGGCGATCAAGGAGCGCATGAGCCTCCAAGAGATCGAGACCCTCATGCCCCATGACCTGATCAACCCCAAGCCGGTTTCGGCGGTGGTCAAGGAGTTCTTCGGTTCCAGCCAGCTCTCGCAGTTCATGGACCAGACCAACCCGCTCTCCGAAGTCACCCACAAGCGCCGTCTTTCGGCCTTGGGACCGGGCGGTCTGACCCGCGAGCGCGCCGGCTTCGAAGTCCGCGACGTTCACCCGACCCACTACGGCCGGATCTGCCCGATCGAGACGCCCGAAGGTCCGAACATCGGTCTGATCGCCTCGCTCTCGAGCTATGCCCGGGTCAACGAGTTCGGCTTCATCGAGACGCCTTATCGCAAGGCCGCCGAAGGCCGGGTGACCGACGAGGTCATCTACTGCTCGGCCCTCGACGAAGAGGGCTACTACATCGCCCAGGCCAACGCCGAGATCGACGAGAAGGGCAATTTCCAGAGCGACCTGGTCAGCTGCCGGAAGAACGGCGAGTTCGTTCTGGTCCAGCCGAAGGAAGTCGAGCTGATGGACGTATCGCCCAACCAGCTCGTCTCGATCGCGGCCTCGCTGATCCCCTTCCTCGAGCACGACGACGCCAACCGCGCCTTGATGGGATCGAACATGCAACGCCAGGCCGTCCCGCTGCTCCGCAGCGAGACCCCGCTGGTCGGCACCGGCGTCGAGCGCAAGGTCGCCGACGATTCCGGCGTCTGCATCCGGGCCCGCCGCTCCGGCGTCGTCCAGAGCGTCGACGCGACCCGCATCGTGGTCAAGGCCGAGAAGACCAGCCGCAAAGAGACCAGCGAAGTCGATATCTATAATTTGATCAAGTACCGCCGCTCCAACCAAAACACCTGCTACAACCAGAAGCCGGTGGTGAAGGCCGGGCAGAAGGTGAAGGAGGGCGACACTCTCGCCGACGGACCTTCCTGCGAATTGGGCGATTTGGCCTTGGGCCAAAACGTCCTGGTCGCCTTCATGCCTTGGGGCGGTTACAACTTCGAAGACTCGATCCTGCTCTCCGAGGATCTGGTCAAGACCGACATCTTCACCTCGATCCACATCGAGGAGTTCGAGTGCGTCGCCCGCGACACCAAGCTCGGCAAGGAAGAGATCACCCGCGACATTCCCAACGTCGGCGAGGAGGCCCTCAAGGACCTCGACGACTCCGGCATGATCCGGATCGGCGCCGAGGTGAAGCCCGGCGACATCCTGGTCGGCAAGATCACTCCCAAGGGCGAGACCCAGCTTTCGCCCGAAGAGAAGCTGCTCCGCGCGATTTTCGGCGAAAAGGCCGGCGACGTGAAGGACACCTCCCTCCGCGTTCCGCCGGGCGTCAGCGGCATTATCATCGACGCTCAGGTCTTCTCGCGCGAGGGTGCCGAGCTCGACGACCGGGCCAAGGAGATCCAGAGCACCGAGTCGGAGAAGCTCCGCAAGGACTTGGACGACGAGATCAAGATCCTCCAGGAAAGCTCGGCCAAGAAGATCCGCGGTCTCCTGGTCGGCCGCACCAGCTCCTCCAAGGTCGTCGATGACGAGACCGACAAGGTCTACCTGACCAAGGGCAAGAGCATCACCAACGCGATCCTCGACCAGATGCCGGTGGGCAAGTGGTCCGAGATCACCGTTCAGGACGGCGACGACATCGAAGCCGAGTTGAGCGAGCTCTTCGAAGGCATGGAAGAGCAGGTCGAGTTCTCGAAGATGGTCTTCGACCAGAAGATCAACAAGCTCAAGAAGGGCGACGAGCTGCCGCCGGGCGTCATCAAGATGGTCAAGGTCTACGTCGCCATCAAGCGCAAGATCTCGGTCGGCGACAAGGTCGCCGGACGCCACGGCAACAAGGGCGTCATCTCCCGGATCCTGCCGGTCGAGGACATGCCTTATATGGAAGACGGCCGGCCGGTCGAGGTCGTGCTCAATCCGCTGGGCGTTCCCTCGCGTATGAACATCGGTCAGATCCTCGAGGTCCATTTGGGTTGGGCGGCTCGCGGTCTCGGCGAGAAGATCCAAAAGATCGTCGAAGAGGCCCAGAGCAAGGAGAACCTGATCGCCTTCCTGAAGAAGGCCTATGGCAAGAACCTGGCCGCTTTGGAGCAGCTCGAGTCGCTCAGCCAGAAGGAGCTTCTCGACGTCGTTCGCCGGGTCTATCGCGGCATCCACACCGCGACCTCGGTCTTCGACGGCGCCAAGGAAAGCGAGATCAAGGACATGCTGAAGCTCGCCGATCTGCCGGAGTCGGGCCAGACGGTGCTCTTCGACGGACGCACCGGCGAGGCCTTCGAGCAGCCGGTCACGGTGGGCATCATGTATATCTTGAAGCTCCACCACTTGGTCGACGACAAGATCCACGCCCGCTCGATCGGACCTTACTCGCTGGTCACCCAGCAGCCGCTCGGCGGCAAGGCCCAGTTCGGCGGTCAGCGGCTCGGAGAAATGGAAGTCTGGGCGATGGAGGCCTACGGCGCCGCCTATTCGCTGCAGGAGTTCCTGACCGTGAAGTCCGACGACGTCATCGGCCGGACCCGGATGTACGAGGCCATCGTCAAGGGCGACAACACCCTCGAACCGGGCCTGCCCGAGTCCTTCAACGTGCTGGTGAAAGAATTGCAAAGCTTGGCTCTCAACGTGGAGCTCATTGAGGATAAATAATGTAGGGGCACCCCTTGCGGGTGCCCGTGCTGCGGGCGACCGCGAGGGTCGCCCCTACAAGTAGGGATCAAGAGAACATTATGGATATCCAGAACTTCTTCGAAAAACCGAAAGATCCGCTGTCCTTCACCGGGATCAAGATCTCGCTGGCTTCGCCCGAGATGATCCGCTCCTGGTCGCACGGCGAGGTGAAGAAGCCCGAGACCATCAATTACCGCACCTTCAAGCCGGAGCGCGACGGCCTCTTCTGCGCCAAGATCTTCGGCCCGGTGAAGGACTACGAGTGCAATTGCGGCAAGTACAAGCGCATGAAGCACCGCGGGATCATCTGCGAGAAATGCGGCGTCGAGGTCATCCAGTCCAAGGTTCGCCGCGAGCGGATGGGCCATATCAATCTGGCCACCCCGGTCGCCCACATCTGGTTCCTGAAGAGCCTGCCTTCGCGGATCGGCACCATCCTCGACATGACCCTCAAGGATCTGGAAAAAGTCCTGTACTGCGAGGCCTATGTCGTCACCGATCCCGGCACCAGCAGCCTGGCCGAGGGCGACATCCTGACCGAGGATAAGTTCCAGAAAGCCCGCGAGGAGTTCCTCGACGGCTTCACCGCCCGGATGGGCGGCGACGCCATCCTCGAGATCCTGCGCAAGATCGACTGCGACGAGCTGGCCAAGAAGCTGCGCAAGGATTTGACCAAGACCAAGAGCGAGGCCACCAAGAAGAAGATCGCCAAGCGCCTCAAGGTCGTCGAAGCCTTCCGCGATTCCGGCAACAAGCCGGAGTGGATGATGATGGAAGTCATCCCGGTCATCCCGCCCGATCTCCGCCCGCTGGTTCCGCTGGAAGGCGGCCGTTTCGCCACCAGCGATCTCAACGATTTGTATCGCCGGGTCATCAACCGGAACAACCGCCTCAAGCGGCTGATGGAACTCAACGCGCCCGACATCATCATCCGCAACGAGAAGCGGATGCTGCAAGAGGCGGTCGATGCCCTTTTCGACAACGGCCGCCGCGGCAAGGTCTTCACCGGCCCCAACCGCCGTCCGCTCCGCTCGCTCTCCGACATGCTGAAGGGCAAGCAGGGCCGCTTCCGCCAGAACCTGCTCGGCAAGCGCGTCGATTACTCCGGCCGTTCGGTCATCGTCGTCGGCCCCAATCTCAAGCTGCACCAATGCGGCTTGCCCAAGATCATGGCCCTCGAGCTGTTCCGGCCCTTCATCTATCACAAGCTCGAGATGCGCGGTTACGTCTCCACCATCAAGAGCGCCAAGAAGATGGTCGAGAAGCAATTGCCCGAAGTTTGGGACGTCTTGGATGAAGTCATCCAAGAGCATCCGATCCTGCTCAACCGCGCGCCGACCTTGCACCGCCTCGGCATCCAGGCCTTCGAGCCGGTGTTGGTCGAGGGCAAGGCGATCCAGCTCCACCCGCTGGTTTGCGCGGCCTTCAACGCCGACTTCGACGGCGACCAGATGGCGGTCCACGTGCCGCTTTCGGTCGAAGCTCAGCTCGAGGCGCGGGTCCTGATGATGTCGACCAACAACATCCTCTCGCCGGCCAGCGGCAAGCCGATCATCGTCCCGACCCAGGACATGGTCCTCGGCATTTATTACATGACCCGCGAGCGGCTTCACGCCAAGGGCGAGGGCCGGGTCTTCGCCAGCCCCGAGGAAGTGGCCTTGGCCTACGAGACCAAGACCCTCGATCTTCAGGCCAAAATTAAGGTGCGCATCAACGGCGAGCGCATCGAGACCACCACCGGCCGCATCTTGCTCTCCGAAATCATCCCTTCGGCGATTCCGTTCAGCGTCATCAACAAGACGATGGACAAGAAGTCGATCGCCGAGCTGGTCGACCGCTGCTACCGCGTCGCCGGCAACAAGGAGACCGTCATCTTGGCCGACCGCTTGAAGGACATCGGCTTCAAATACTCGACCAAGGCCGGCATCTCGATCTGCCTCGACAACATGAAGATCCCCTCGGCCAAGAGCGGCATGCTCGAGAACGCTTACAACGAGGTCCGCGACGTCGAGAACCAGTACATCGACGGCCTGATCACCGACGGTGAGCGCTACAACAAGATCGTCGACATCTGGGCCCAGGTCACCGAGGCCATCGCCAACGAAATGCTCAAGCAGATGAGCACCGAGAAGGTCGAGCAAGAGGACGGCAGCGAGAAGACCCTGCCGAGCTTCAATCCGATTTACATCATGGCCGACTCCGGAGCCCGCGGTTCCGCGATGCAGATGCGGCAGCTCGCCGGTATGCGCGGATTGATGGCCAAGCCCTCGGGCGAGATCATCGAAACGCCGATCACGACCAACTTCCGCGAAGGTCTGACCGTGCAGCAGTACTTCATCTCGACCCACGGCGCGCGCAAAGGCTTGGCCGATACCGCTCTCAAGACCGCCAACTCCGGTTATCTTACCCGGCGTTTGGTCGACGTCGCTCAAGACATGGTCATCACCGAGAACGACTGCGGCACTTTGGACGGCATCTGGATGTCGCCGCTGGTGGAAGGCGGCGAAATCATCGAGCCGTTGGGCGACCGCATCCTCGGCCGCGTCGTCTTGGATGACGTCAAGGACCCGTACTCCGGCGAATTGCTGGTCAAGGCCGGTACCGAGATCGACGAAAAACGCGTCGATATCGTTCAGGATGCCGGCATCGAAAAGGTGCGCATCCGTTCGGT encodes:
- the rpoC gene encoding DNA-directed RNA polymerase subunit beta', with translation MMDIQNFFEKPKDPLSFTGIKISLASPEMIRSWSHGEVKKPETINYRTFKPERDGLFCAKIFGPVKDYECNCGKYKRMKHRGIICEKCGVEVIQSKVRRERMGHINLATPVAHIWFLKSLPSRIGTILDMTLKDLEKVLYCEAYVVTDPGTSSLAEGDILTEDKFQKAREEFLDGFTARMGGDAILEILRKIDCDELAKKLRKDLTKTKSEATKKKIAKRLKVVEAFRDSGNKPEWMMMEVIPVIPPDLRPLVPLEGGRFATSDLNDLYRRVINRNNRLKRLMELNAPDIIIRNEKRMLQEAVDALFDNGRRGKVFTGPNRRPLRSLSDMLKGKQGRFRQNLLGKRVDYSGRSVIVVGPNLKLHQCGLPKIMALELFRPFIYHKLEMRGYVSTIKSAKKMVEKQLPEVWDVLDEVIQEHPILLNRAPTLHRLGIQAFEPVLVEGKAIQLHPLVCAAFNADFDGDQMAVHVPLSVEAQLEARVLMMSTNNILSPASGKPIIVPTQDMVLGIYYMTRERLHAKGEGRVFASPEEVALAYETKTLDLQAKIKVRINGERIETTTGRILLSEIIPSAIPFSVINKTMDKKSIAELVDRCYRVAGNKETVILADRLKDIGFKYSTKAGISICLDNMKIPSAKSGMLENAYNEVRDVENQYIDGLITDGERYNKIVDIWAQVTEAIANEMLKQMSTEKVEQEDGSEKTLPSFNPIYIMADSGARGSAMQMRQLAGMRGLMAKPSGEIIETPITTNFREGLTVQQYFISTHGARKGLADTALKTANSGYLTRRLVDVAQDMVITENDCGTLDGIWMSPLVEGGEIIEPLGDRILGRVVLDDVKDPYSGELLVKAGTEIDEKRVDIVQDAGIEKVRIRSVLTCQSPRGVCSLCYGRDLARGQLVNLGEAVGVIAAQAIGEPGTQLTMRTFHVGGAASRRAEQSTLDNRNEGVVKLIEVKTVTNREGSLTVMNRHGELAIVDDAGREREKYTLTYGAKLLVKEGQRVPPKTLLSEWDPYSIPILTEVDGVVKFGDIVDGSTMQEQVDEVTGLSRKVITEAKQADLRPRVSIKDERGQTQKLPNSKNEARYLLPIGANITVSEGQPVIAGDVIAKIPRETTKTKDITGGLPRVAELFEARKPKEVAIIAEVDGVVSFGKDTKGKRKVVVTPEVGEPNEYLVAKGKHLAVREGDFVKAGEPLMDGSSNPHDILKVLGEKALAKYLVDEIQEVYRLQGVKINDKHIETIVRQMLRKVRIKDAGDTNLLLDDQVERDEFERVNAQVRAKKGKPASGEPMLLGITKASLSTESFISAASFQETTRVLTEAAVSGKVDHLRGLKENVIMGRLIPAGTGLRQYRDLKMEVDETGEEQAPVAATSNLSA